One genomic segment of Terrihabitans soli includes these proteins:
- the thiC gene encoding phosphomethylpyrimidine synthase ThiC — translation MNKSFSPNAFIEAGVTTGPLPASTKLYIANDAAPDVRVPVREIALSDANEAPVRVYDTSGPYTDPSYSVDLERGLPRLRTAWVKERGGVADYCGRSIKPEDNGNVGDGHLARAFPIEHPPFAGTGNALVTQYEFARAGIITKEMIYVAERENLGRKDMLERAAYALDDGESFGAALPAFITPEFVREEIARGRAIIPSNINHAELEPMIIGRNFLVKINANIGNSAVSSSVAEEVEKLVWAIRWGADTVMDLSTGRNIHNTRDWIIRNSPVPIGTVPIYQALEKVGGDPVKLDWEVYKDTLIEQCEQGVDYFTIHAGVRLPYVPLTANRMTGIVSRGGSIMAKWCLAHHKESFLYERFDEICDLMRRYDVSFSLGDGLRPGSIYDANDRAQFAELETLGELTQIAWQKGCQVMIEGPGHVPMHKIKINMDKQLKECGEAPFYTLGPLTTDIAPGYDHITSGIGAAMIGWFGCAMLCYVTPKEHLGLPNKDDVKTGVITYKIAAHAADLAKGHPAAQLRDDALSKARFDFRWEDQFNIGLDPTTARDFHDETLPKEAHKVAHFCSMCGPKFCSMKITQDVRDYAASLGDNEQKAIDGMSEMSERFRAMGGQVYVAEEAVKASNKTLS, via the coding sequence ATGAACAAGTCATTTTCTCCCAACGCCTTCATTGAAGCTGGCGTCACCACCGGTCCGCTGCCGGCATCGACCAAACTCTACATTGCAAATGATGCAGCGCCGGATGTGCGCGTGCCGGTGCGCGAGATCGCGCTGAGCGATGCGAATGAGGCTCCCGTCCGTGTCTACGATACGTCCGGCCCCTACACCGATCCGAGCTATTCAGTCGATCTCGAACGCGGCCTGCCGCGCCTGCGCACCGCATGGGTGAAAGAACGCGGCGGCGTTGCGGACTATTGCGGCCGCAGCATCAAGCCGGAAGACAATGGCAATGTGGGTGACGGGCATCTCGCCCGCGCCTTTCCGATCGAACATCCGCCTTTTGCGGGAACAGGCAATGCGCTCGTCACGCAATATGAGTTCGCGCGCGCCGGCATCATCACCAAGGAAATGATCTATGTGGCCGAGCGCGAAAATCTCGGCCGCAAAGACATGCTGGAACGCGCAGCATATGCGCTCGACGACGGCGAGAGCTTCGGCGCAGCGCTGCCGGCTTTCATTACGCCCGAATTCGTGCGCGAGGAAATCGCGCGCGGGCGCGCCATCATTCCTTCCAACATCAACCACGCCGAACTCGAGCCGATGATCATCGGCCGGAACTTCCTCGTGAAGATCAACGCCAATATCGGCAATTCCGCCGTCTCGTCCTCCGTCGCGGAAGAGGTGGAAAAGCTTGTCTGGGCGATCCGCTGGGGCGCCGACACGGTGATGGACCTATCGACCGGCCGCAACATTCACAACACGCGCGACTGGATCATAAGGAACTCCCCCGTCCCGATCGGCACGGTGCCGATCTATCAGGCGCTGGAGAAAGTCGGCGGCGATCCGGTGAAGCTCGATTGGGAGGTCTATAAGGACACGCTGATCGAGCAGTGCGAACAGGGCGTCGACTACTTCACCATCCATGCGGGAGTGCGCCTGCCTTATGTGCCGCTGACGGCAAACCGCATGACGGGCATTGTCTCGCGCGGCGGCTCCATCATGGCCAAATGGTGCCTTGCCCATCACAAAGAGAGCTTCCTCTATGAGCGCTTCGATGAGATCTGCGATCTCATGCGGCGCTACGATGTGTCGTTCTCTTTGGGCGACGGGCTGCGTCCCGGCTCGATCTATGACGCCAATGACCGCGCGCAATTTGCCGAACTCGAGACGCTCGGCGAACTGACGCAGATCGCGTGGCAGAAGGGCTGCCAGGTGATGATCGAAGGGCCCGGCCATGTGCCGATGCACAAGATCAAGATCAATATGGACAAGCAGCTGAAGGAATGCGGCGAAGCGCCCTTCTACACGCTCGGACCCCTGACGACCGACATCGCCCCCGGTTACGACCACATCACCTCCGGCATCGGCGCTGCGATGATCGGCTGGTTCGGCTGCGCCATGCTTTGCTACGTTACGCCGAAAGAACATCTCGGCCTGCCGAACAAGGACGACGTGAAGACCGGCGTCATCACCTACAAGATCGCAGCTCACGCCGCCGATCTCGCAAAAGGGCATCCGGCGGCGCAGTTGCGTGACGATGCGCTGTCAAAAGCGCGCTTCGACTTCCGCTGGGAGGATCAGTTCAATATCGGCCTCGATCCGACCACCGCCCGCGACTTCCATGACGAGACCCTGCCGAAAGAGGCCCATAAGGTCGCGCATTTCTGCTCGATGTGCGGGCCGAAATTCTGCTCGATGAAGATCACCCAGGACGTCCGCGACTATGCGGCGAGCCTCGGTGACAACGAGCAGAAGGCCATCGACGGCATGTCGGAGATGTCGGAAAGATTCCGGGCGATGGGCGGGCAGGTCTATGTGGCGGAAGAGGCTGTGAAGGCGAGCAACAAGACGCTTTCCTGA
- a CDS encoding Bug family tripartite tricarboxylate transporter substrate binding protein produces MRLSATVLACLVSLGLAAPASAQSFPDRPITLVIPFAAGGSTDLVGRLIAEKMSEGLGQQVVVENKGGAGGNLGAAAVAKATPDGYTILMATVATHALNPAVYPNMPYDPIKDFAPISLLVTVPNVLVVHPSVPANNAQELIALLKANPGKYSYASSGNGSPLHLSGELFKTMAGVDLVHVPYKGAGPALVDVIGGQVPIMFDNLPSSTQHIRSGKLKGIAVTSPQRAATFPDMPALNEALPGYETYTWNALFAPAGTPPEAIKKLNEEANKAVNDPKVKEKLAEFSATVVASTPEELGKFAAAELAKWAPIVKQSGAKAD; encoded by the coding sequence ATGCGCCTGTCCGCCACTGTACTCGCCTGCCTCGTTTCCCTCGGCCTTGCCGCCCCGGCCTCGGCCCAGAGTTTCCCCGACCGCCCTATTACCCTTGTGATCCCCTTCGCCGCCGGCGGCTCGACCGATCTCGTCGGGCGCCTGATTGCCGAGAAGATGTCGGAAGGCCTCGGCCAGCAGGTCGTCGTTGAGAACAAAGGCGGGGCAGGCGGCAATCTCGGCGCCGCCGCCGTCGCGAAAGCGACCCCCGACGGCTACACAATCCTGATGGCGACGGTCGCGACCCACGCGCTGAATCCGGCCGTTTATCCCAACATGCCGTATGACCCGATCAAGGATTTTGCGCCGATCTCGCTGCTGGTCACGGTGCCAAACGTTCTTGTCGTCCACCCGTCCGTGCCGGCAAACAATGCGCAGGAACTGATTGCGCTGCTCAAGGCCAATCCCGGTAAATACTCATACGCATCATCAGGTAATGGCTCGCCGCTGCATCTGTCGGGCGAACTCTTCAAGACCATGGCGGGAGTCGATCTCGTGCATGTGCCCTATAAGGGCGCGGGCCCGGCGCTGGTCGATGTCATCGGCGGCCAGGTGCCGATCATGTTCGACAATCTCCCCTCCTCCACCCAGCATATCCGCTCCGGCAAGCTGAAAGGCATCGCCGTGACCTCACCGCAGCGCGCGGCGACTTTCCCCGATATGCCGGCGCTGAACGAGGCTCTGCCCGGCTATGAGACCTATACCTGGAACGCGCTGTTTGCCCCGGCCGGTACGCCGCCGGAAGCCATCAAGAAGCTCAATGAGGAGGCAAACAAGGCCGTCAACGACCCCAAGGTGAAGGAGAAGCTGGCGGAATTCTCGGCGACCGTCGTCGCCTCGACGCCGGAAGAGCTCGGCAAATTTGCTGCCGCGGAACTCGCCAAATGGGCGCCCATCGTCAAACAGTCGGGCGCAAAAGCCGATTGA